The Larimichthys crocea isolate SSNF chromosome XI, L_crocea_2.0, whole genome shotgun sequence genome has a segment encoding these proteins:
- the LOC113746901 gene encoding uncharacterized protein LOC113746901 isoform X1: MSSENNDRMDQEPPQVTAETLRPLVDLFLDQLMATQWGKDKAHSVDDKTKAALTDICVDIVNAMSKVIFEAFLQNRLAHTKTKTPPESPEMISEEEVQEYLGNSIDDAFVTVTGSPVPRESAKRLTDLVTKKITERINSQLTRTLQIMVKPVGSMLKSCKAKMSRVTVDAWSPDTAAESTSPAEREETPVFPIGPEDRCSVGSFIDTTTEAVKQILLEHVSDPEVQSNSDISEEERLQIINSINEDTDEAASEIAHYIWTNRKEFGLNNDGTPRPEAQSSRLNCWNVVANKIKSLFARKFAKEAIASFIVKLRTKLNCKEASLDVLIPAADKVVQDMIPENPDECTYKTMATCINNGQHEVHSQQLGHIIFENIQSDPGARKVNHVTIQNEVDKFMKMTCNWLNQQRQKLTKKNNSVDDSLRKIRGALELPELPEDIVTPVESAAPSSPAESGVSGDEDISTTPVTELRPPSITDEPIVSDEGNSVTPVCDRSPSIADEEDENLSPKFESATPRVTDEPALSDRSEPAEPAELIYVKIAAAVVHQCLKKAPFSVSYDEKKKIILTLKDMLCTGGVDFKSIQPAGHQVEKTARAVHKDLCAAMKSSKSMVALGLLSKDSLVYESVIETLKRQLEKPQKTGIKRLFTSLFNTVTKPFNGKKTVASPPSCSTLWFL, from the coding sequence atgagttcagaaaataacGATAGGATGGATCAGGAGCCTCCACAGGTCACAGCAGAGACCCTTCGGCCACTTGTGGACTTGTTCCTGGACCAGCTGATGGCCACACAGTGGGGTAAAGACAAAGCTCACTCGGTAGATGACAAAACCAAAGCTGCCCTAACAGACATATGTGTGGACATAGTTAATGCTATGTCTAAAGTCATTTTTGAGGCATTTCTGCAAAATCGCCTCGCACACACAAAGACCAAGACTCCACCAGAAAGTCCAGAAATGATTTCTGAGGAAGAAGTCCAGGAGTACCTGGGGAACTCCATCGATGACGCTTTTGTGACCGTGACTGGCAGCCCAGTGCCCAGAGAAAGTGCAAAAAGACTGACGGACCTGGTGACCAAAAAGATTACAGAGAGGATCAACTCACAGCTCACCCGTACCCTGCAGATCATGGTGAAACCTGTGGGCAGCATGCTTAAAAGCTGCAAAGCAAAGATGTCACGTGTGACTGTTGATGCATGGAGTCCAGATACGGCAGCTGAGAGCACAAGTCCTGCAGAGCGGGAGGAGACTCCAGTCTTTCCGATAGGACCAGAAGACCGTTGTTCAGTAGGAAGCTTCATTGATACGACCACCGAAGCTGTAAAACAGATCCTACTGGAACATGTGAGTGACCCTGAAGTGCAATCTAATTCTGACATTTCAGAAGAGGAACGTCTGCAGATTATCAACAGCATTAACGAAGACACAGATGAAGCAGCGAGTGAAATTGCTCACTACATTTGGACCAACAGGAAGGAGTTTGGACTGAATAACGATGGCACACCAAGACCAGAGGCCCAGTCCAGCAGGTTAAACTGCTGGAACGTCGTGGCAAACAAGATCAAAAGCCTTTTTGCCCGCAAGTTTGCCAAGGAGGCCATCGCCAGCTTCATCGTGAAGCTGAGGACAAAACTGAACTGCAAGGAGGCATCACTGGATGTCCTGattccagcagcagacaaagtgGTGCAGGACATGATCCCAGAAAACCCTGATGAGTGTACCTACAAAACCATGGCCACCTGCATCAACAACGGCCAACATGAAGTGCATTCTCAGCAGCTGGGGCACATCATATTTGAGAATATTCAAAGTGACCCTGGAGCCAGGAAGGTAAATCATGTCACGATACAAAATGAGGTAGACAAGTTCATGAAGATGACGTGTAACTGGCtcaaccagcagagacagaaactgacCAAGAAGAACAACAGCGTGGATGATAGTCTGAGGAAGATTCGGGGAGCGCTGGAACTTCCAGAGCTCCCAGAGGACATCGTGACACCTGTGGAATCAGCAGCACCTTCCTCCCCTGCTGAGTCAGGTGTCAGTGGTGATGAAGACATCTCTACCACACCTGTAACTGAGTTAAGACCACCATCCATAACCGATGAGCCAATTGTCAGCGATGAAGGTAActctgtcacacctgtgtgtgataGATCGCCATCCATCgctgatgaagaagatgaaaactTATCACCCAAGTTTGAGTCCGCAACACCCAGAGTCACTGATGAGCCAGCTCTCAGTGACAGAAGTGAGCCAGCTGAACCTGCAGAACTGATCTATGTGAAGATCGCGGCGGCGGTGGTACACCAGTGCCTGAAGAAGGCACCGTTTTCAGTGTCTTatgatgaaaagaagaagatcaTTTTAACTCTGAAAGACATGCTGTGCACAGGCGGTGTAGACTTTAAATCTATCCAGCCAGCAGGACACCAGGTAGAGAAGACAGCCAGGGCCGTGCACAAGGATCTGTGTGCAGCCATGAAATCCAGCAAAAGCATGGTGGCGCTCGGCCTGCTGTCAAAGGACTCACTTGTTTACGAGTCTGTTATCGAGACTCTGAAAAGACAGCTGGAAAAGCCCCAAAAGACCGGCATTAAGAGGTTGTTCACCTCACTTTTCAACACAGTGACCAAGCCattcaatggaaaaaaaacagttgcaagTCCGCCTTCGTGTTCAACACTTTGGTTCTTGTAA
- the LOC113746901 gene encoding uncharacterized protein LOC113746901 isoform X2 codes for MSSENNDRMDQEPPQVTAETLRPLVDLFLDQLMATQWGKDKAHSVDDKTKAALTDICVDIVNAMSKVIFEAFLQNRLAHTKTKTPPESPEMISEEEVQEYLGNSIDDAFVTVTGSPVPRESAKRLTDLVTKKITERINSQLTRTLQIMVKPVGSMLKSCKAKMSRVTVDAWSPDTAAESTSPAEREETPVFPIGPEDRCSVGSFIDTTTEAVKQILLEHVSDPEVQSNSDISEEERLQIINSINEDTDEAASEIAHYIWTNRKEFGLNNDGTPRPEAQSSRLNCWNVVANKIKSLFARKFAKEAIASFIVKLRTKLNCKEASLDVLIPAADKVVQDMIPENPDECTYKTMATCINNGQHEVHSQQLGHIIFENIQSDPGARKVNHVTIQNEVDKFMKMTCNWLNQQRQKLTKKNNSVDDSLRKIRGALELPELPEDIVTPVESAAPSSPAESGVSGDEDISTTPVTELRPPSITDEPIAIADEEDENLSPKFESATPRVTDEPALSDRSEPAEPAELIYVKIAAAVVHQCLKKAPFSVSYDEKKKIILTLKDMLCTGGVDFKSIQPAGHQVEKTARAVHKDLCAAMKSSKSMVALGLLSKDSLVYESVIETLKRQLEKPQKTGIKRLFTSLFNTVTKPFNGKKTVASPPSCSTLWFL; via the exons atgagttcagaaaataacGATAGGATGGATCAGGAGCCTCCACAGGTCACAGCAGAGACCCTTCGGCCACTTGTGGACTTGTTCCTGGACCAGCTGATGGCCACACAGTGGGGTAAAGACAAAGCTCACTCGGTAGATGACAAAACCAAAGCTGCCCTAACAGACATATGTGTGGACATAGTTAATGCTATGTCTAAAGTCATTTTTGAGGCATTTCTGCAAAATCGCCTCGCACACACAAAGACCAAGACTCCACCAGAAAGTCCAGAAATGATTTCTGAGGAAGAAGTCCAGGAGTACCTGGGGAACTCCATCGATGACGCTTTTGTGACCGTGACTGGCAGCCCAGTGCCCAGAGAAAGTGCAAAAAGACTGACGGACCTGGTGACCAAAAAGATTACAGAGAGGATCAACTCACAGCTCACCCGTACCCTGCAGATCATGGTGAAACCTGTGGGCAGCATGCTTAAAAGCTGCAAAGCAAAGATGTCACGTGTGACTGTTGATGCATGGAGTCCAGATACGGCAGCTGAGAGCACAAGTCCTGCAGAGCGGGAGGAGACTCCAGTCTTTCCGATAGGACCAGAAGACCGTTGTTCAGTAGGAAGCTTCATTGATACGACCACCGAAGCTGTAAAACAGATCCTACTGGAACATGTGAGTGACCCTGAAGTGCAATCTAATTCTGACATTTCAGAAGAGGAACGTCTGCAGATTATCAACAGCATTAACGAAGACACAGATGAAGCAGCGAGTGAAATTGCTCACTACATTTGGACCAACAGGAAGGAGTTTGGACTGAATAACGATGGCACACCAAGACCAGAGGCCCAGTCCAGCAGGTTAAACTGCTGGAACGTCGTGGCAAACAAGATCAAAAGCCTTTTTGCCCGCAAGTTTGCCAAGGAGGCCATCGCCAGCTTCATCGTGAAGCTGAGGACAAAACTGAACTGCAAGGAGGCATCACTGGATGTCCTGattccagcagcagacaaagtgGTGCAGGACATGATCCCAGAAAACCCTGATGAGTGTACCTACAAAACCATGGCCACCTGCATCAACAACGGCCAACATGAAGTGCATTCTCAGCAGCTGGGGCACATCATATTTGAGAATATTCAAAGTGACCCTGGAGCCAGGAAGGTAAATCATGTCACGATACAAAATGAGGTAGACAAGTTCATGAAGATGACGTGTAACTGGCtcaaccagcagagacagaaactgacCAAGAAGAACAACAGCGTGGATGATAGTCTGAGGAAGATTCGGGGAGCGCTGGAACTTCCAGAGCTCCCAGAGGACATCGTGACACCTGTGGAATCAGCAGCACCTTCCTCCCCTGCTGAGTCAGGTGTCAGTGGTGATGAAGACATCTCTACCACACCTGTAACTGAGTTAAGACCACCATCCATAACCGATGAGCCAATTG CCATCgctgatgaagaagatgaaaactTATCACCCAAGTTTGAGTCCGCAACACCCAGAGTCACTGATGAGCCAGCTCTCAGTGACAGAAGTGAGCCAGCTGAACCTGCAGAACTGATCTATGTGAAGATCGCGGCGGCGGTGGTACACCAGTGCCTGAAGAAGGCACCGTTTTCAGTGTCTTatgatgaaaagaagaagatcaTTTTAACTCTGAAAGACATGCTGTGCACAGGCGGTGTAGACTTTAAATCTATCCAGCCAGCAGGACACCAGGTAGAGAAGACAGCCAGGGCCGTGCACAAGGATCTGTGTGCAGCCATGAAATCCAGCAAAAGCATGGTGGCGCTCGGCCTGCTGTCAAAGGACTCACTTGTTTACGAGTCTGTTATCGAGACTCTGAAAAGACAGCTGGAAAAGCCCCAAAAGACCGGCATTAAGAGGTTGTTCACCTCACTTTTCAACACAGTGACCAAGCCattcaatggaaaaaaaacagttgcaagTCCGCCTTCGTGTTCAACACTTTGGTTCTTGTAA
- the slc35a1 gene encoding CMP-sialic acid transporter, which translates to MAAENVSVVFKLYCLTVMTLVAATYTVALRYTRTISSGDLYFSTTAVCITEVIKLILSLGMLTKETGSPIRLKNALVQHIFCSPKELLKLSVPSVVYAVQNNMAFLALSNLDAAVYQVTYQLKIPCTALCTVLMLNRSLSRLQWFSVFMLCGGVTLVQWKPAEATKVQIEQNPFVGFMAIAIAVLCSGFAGVYFEKVLKSSDTSLWVRNIQMYLSGIVVTLIGVYVNDGDNVMEKGFFFGYTPWVCFVVFLASVGGLYTSVVVKYTDNIMKGFSAAAAIVLSTVASVLLFGLQITISFASGAILVCVSIYLYGLPKQDTSQLSRKDTDTESKQKTITV; encoded by the exons ATGGCGGCcg AGAACGTGAGCGTGGTGTTCAAGCTGTACTGCCTGACTGTGATGACGCTGGTGGCGGCTACGTACACAGTGGCACTCCGGTACACCAGGACCATCTCATCGGGAGACCTGTACTTCTCCACCACCGCAGTGTGCATCACTGAGGTCATCAAACTGATCCTGAGTCTGGGGATGCTCACGAA agaaacaggaagccCCATCAGACTGAAGAACGCCTTAGTGCAACATATATTCTGCAGCCCGAAAGAGCTGCTGAAGCTGAGTGTGCCCTCGGTGGTGTACGCAGTCCAGAACAACATGGCCTTTCTTGCGTTGAGTAACCTCGACGCAGCAGTTTATCAG GTGACCTATCAGCTGAAGATCCCGTGCACGGCCTTGTGTACAGTCCTCATGCTGAACCGCTCTCTGAGCCGGCTGCAGTGGTTTTCTGTCTTCATGCTGTGCGGGGGCGTAACACTCGTCCAGTGGAAGCCTGCTGAGGCCACTAAAGTTCAG aTTGAGCAGAATCCGTTTGTCGGGTTCATGGCCATCGCTATCGCTGTCCTGTGCTCAGGATTTGCAG GCGTGTACTTTGAGAAGGTGTTGAAGAGCTCAGACACGTCTCTGTGGGTGAGAAACATCCAGATGTACCTGTCCGGCATCGTGGTTACACTGATCGGCGTTTACGTGAACGACGGCGATAACGTCATGGAGAAAGGCTTCTTCTTCGGTTATACACCTTGGGTGTGCTTCGTAGTAT TCTTGGCCAGTGTGGGCGGTCTGTACACGTCGGTGGTGGTGAAGTACACCGACAACATCATGAAAggcttctctgctgcagctgccatCGTTCTATCAACCGTGGCGTCTGTCCTCTTGTTTGGACTACAGATAA CAATCTCGTTCGCCTCCGGTGCCATCCTGGTGTGTGTTTCCATCTACCTATACGGACTTCCAAAGCAGGACACGTCCCAGCTGAGCCGgaaagacacagacactgaGTCTAAACAGAAAACGATCACTGTTTGA
- the LOC113746902 gene encoding uncharacterized protein LOC113746902 → MSSENNDRMDQEPPQVTAETLRPLVDLFLDQLMFTQWGKDKAHSVDDKTKAALTDICVDIVNAMSKIIFEAFLQNRLANTKTKTPPESPEMISEEEVQEYLGNSIDDAFVTVTGSPVPRESAKRLTDLVTKKITERINSQLTRTLQIMVKPVGSMLKSCKAKMSRVTVDAWSPDTAAESTSPAEREETPVFLIGPEDRCSVGSFIDTTTEAVKQILLEHVSDPEVQSNSDISEEERLQIINSINEDTDEAASEIAHYIWSNRKEFGLNNDGTPRPEAQSSRLNCWNVVANKIKTLFARKFAKEAIASFIVKLRTKLNCKEASLDVLIPAADKVVQDMIPENPDECTYKTMATCINNGQHEVHSQQLGHIIFENIQSDPGARKVNHVTIQNEVDKFMKMTCNWLNQQRQKLTKKNNSVDDSLRKIRGALELPELPEDIVTPVESAAPSSPAESGVSGDEDISTTPVTELRPPSITDEPIAIADEEDENLSPKFESATPRVTDEPALSDRSEPAEPAELIYVKIAAAVVHQCLKKAPFSVSYDEKKKIILTLKDMLCTGGVDFKSIQPAGHQVEKTARAVHKDLCAAMKSSKSMVALGLLSKDSLVYESVIETLKRQLEKPQKTGIKRLFTSLFNTVTKPFNGKKTVASPPSCSTLWFL, encoded by the exons atgagttcagaaaataacGATAGGATGGATCAGGAGCCTCCACAGGTCACAGCAGAGACCCTTCGGCCACTTGTGGACTTGTTCCTGGACCAGCTGATGTTCACACAGTGGGGTAAAGACAAAGCTCACTCGGTAGATGACAAAACCAAAGCTGCCCTAACAGACATATGTGTGGACATAGTTAATGCTATgtcaaaaatcatttttgagGCATTTCTGCAAAATCGCCTCGCAAACACAAAGACCAAGACTCCACCAGAAAGTCCAGAAATGATTTCTGAGGAAGAAGTCCAGGAGTACCTGGGGAACTCCATTGATGACGCTTTTGTGACCGTGACTGGCAGCCCAGTGCCCAGAGAAAGTGCAAAAAGACTGACGGACCTGGTGACCAAAAAGATTACAGAGAGGATCAACTCACAGCTCACCCGTACCCTGCAGATCATGGTGAAACCTGTGGGCAGCATGCTTAAAAGCTGCAAAGCAAAGATGTCACGTGTGACTGTTGATGCATGGAGTCCAGATACGGCAGCTGAGAGCACAAGTCCTGCAGAGCGGGAGGAGACTCCAGTCTTTCTGATAGGACCAGAAGACCGCTGTTCAGTAGGAAGCTTCATTGATACGACCACCGAAGCTGTAAAACAGATCCTACTGGAACATGTGAGTGACCCTGAAGTGCAATCTAATTCTGACATTTCAGAAGAAGAACGTCTGCAGATTATCAACAGCATTaatgaagacacagatgaagcAGCGAGTGAAATTGCTCACTACATTTGGAGCAACAGAAAGGAGTTTGGACTGAATAACGATGGCACACCAAGACCAGAGGCCCAGTCCAGCAGGTTAAACTGCTGGAACGTCGTGGCAAACAAGATCAAAACCCTTTTTGCCCGCAAGTTTGCCAAGGAGGCCATCGCCAGCTTCATCGTGAAGCTGAGGACAAAACTGAACTGCAAGGAGGCATCACTGGATGTCCTAattccagcagcagacaaagtgGTGCAGGACATGATCCCAGAAAACCCTGATGAGTGTACCTACAAAACCATGGCCACCTGCATCAATAACGGCCAACATGAAGTGCATTCTCAGCAGCTGGGGCACATCATATTTGAGAATATTCAAAGTGACCCTGGAGCCAGGAAGGTAAATCATGTCACGATACAAAATGAGGTAGACAAGTTCATGAAGATGACGTGTAACTGGCtcaaccagcagagacagaaactgacCAAGAAGAACAACAGCGTGGATGATAGTCTGAGGAAGATTCGGGGAGCGCTGGAACTTCCAGAGCTCCCAGAGGACATCGTGACACCTGTGGAATCAGCAGCACCTTCCTCCCCTGCTGAGTCAGGTGTCAGTGGTGATGAAGACATCTCTACCACACCTGTAACTGAGTTAAGACCACCATCCATAACCGATGAGCCAATTG CCATCgctgatgaagaagatgaaaactTATCACCCAAGTTTGAGTCCGCAACACCCAGAGTCACTGATGAGCCAGCTCTCAGTGACAGAAGTGAGCCAGCTGAACCTGCAGAACTGATCTATGTGAAGATCGCGGCGGCGGTGGTACACCAGTGCCTGAAGAAGGCACCGTTTTCAGTGTCTTatgatgaaaagaagaagatcaTTTTAACTCTGAAAGACATGCTGTGCACAGGCGGTGTAGACTTTAAATCTATCCAGCCAGCAGGACACCAGGTAGAGAAGACAGCCAGGGCCGTGCACAAGGATCTGTGTGCAGCCATGAAATCCAGCAAAAGCATGGTGGCGCTCGGCCTGCTGTCAAAGGACTCACTTGTTTACGAGTCTGTTATCGAGACTCTGAAAAGACAGCTGGAAAAGCCCCAAAAGACCGGCATTAAGAGGTTGTTCACCTCACTTTTCAACACAGTGACCAAGCCattcaatggaaaaaaaacagttgcaagTCCGCCTTCGTGTTCAACACTTTGGTTCTTGTAA
- the LOC104931009 gene encoding protein yippee-like 5 — protein MGRIFLDHIGGTRLFSCANCDTILTNRAELISTRFTGATGRAFLFNKVVNLQHSEVQDRVMLTGRHMVRDVSCKNCNSKLGWMYEFATEESQRYKEGRVILERALVRESEGFEHVPSDNS, from the exons ATGGGGCGAATCTTCTTGGATCACATCGGCGGGACTCGCCTCTTCTCCTGCGCCAACTGTGACACCATCCTGACCAACCGAGCTGAGCTCATCTCCACTCGCTTCACCGGAGCCACCGGCCGAGCTTTCCTGTTCAACAAG GTTGTGAACCTGCAGCACAGCGAGGTGCAGGACCGAGTGATGCTGACAGGAAGACACATGGTGCGGGACGTCAGCTGCAAGAACTGCAACAGCAAGCTGGGCTGGATGTACGAGTTCGCCACAGAGGAGAGCCAGCGCTACAAGGAGGGCCGCGTCATCCTGGAGAGGGCGCTGGTGAGGGAGAGCGAAGGCTTTGAGCACGTCCCCTCCGACAACTCTTGA